CTATATTATGTACCTGCGAGGGACAAGGTAATTTCCAGCTGGAGCGTGGAGTTTAACAAACGGATCGCGTTAATCGGTTTCGGGTTTTCGATTGTATTGCCATTGTTGTTCCGCCAACAGATGGGTCTTACGAGGCGCGGTAAACTAAATGCAAGGGCCGGTTACCGCAATAAAAAAGCCGGCCAGATCAGATCTGACCGGCATTGATTCGGGTTAACCAATCTATCAACCTTTTTCTTTCTTCAACAATTCAATCACATAACTCACTTCATCTGCCAGCGCAATGTGGTTGGCAGAGCCGCCCGTACTGGACCAGCGCACTTTCCCTTCCTGGTCGATGATCACTTTTAAAGGAATACCGCTCGCTTTCAACGCAGGCGCAAAGCCGGCGTACACTGCATCCAGTTTGCCGGTAGCAGGATTTTTATCATCGTACAGCACGTTAAATGAATACTGCTTCTCTTTGATAAAATCCGTGATCATCTTTTTATAGTCCGGATGTTGCTCCATCGTAGCGATGAAATAGAACGCGACGTTTTTATCCTGCTGGTACTTATCTACCGCCATCTGCATGCCCGGCATAGCCAATTTGCAATAGTAACACCAGGTAGCCCAGAAGTCAATCACCACGATCTTCCCTTTTTGTTGTGCCAGTGCTACCTGCTGACCTTTGGTGTTGAGCAACGTAAAGTCGGTCGCCGGCAGGTTCACCATCGATTTGCGGATTTCTTCATGTTGTCTTTCCAGGTACTCTTTGGAAATAAGTGACGTGACGTAGTCAGCAAAATCCTTGTCCGACTTATGCTCTTTTACATATTGCTTGCGCAGGATATCGAGCATTTCGGGCGTGTAGGAACCGGTGTAAATCGCCGCGCGAATGACCTGCAAAGCATCCTTTTCGCGACCAGTTTTGGCCAGCGACAGTGCATAGGCATGATTAAACTCGATCTTGCTGCTGCCCATATATGGACGTACGATTTCAGCGTAACGCAGTGCATCTTTATAACGGCCTAGTTTGGCCAGTAACACGGCCTGGTAAGCAAACACGCTCTTGTTCATCCTGATGTTCAATACCGCCCATTCGCTCTCGGCATACAAACCGCGACCAGCACGGTAGCTGTCCGCTGACTTACTGCGCACCAGCATGGTATCGATGATGGTTTGTCCGAGTACGGCCAGTTCCTTTTCAGTGTGAGGCGGCTCGTCCAACCGTAAAGCGTAATCGATGAAATGCGTGTAGCTGTCTTCCAGCATCAGGTACGGACAAGTGCTGAACAAATTGCTCAGCGCCTTCCAGTTCTTTTGGCGGTAGTAGATGTTGGACATGTTGCGCAGCACACCTGTGAAGAAGTGCGCATCGCCATAGTGCTCGTCGAGGTAATCGGTATAGGGATAAGCAGCTGCCGGCCATTGGCGGGCGAATTGATCCCAGCCGGCCACCCTTGCTGAATCGGTGCGGGCCAGGTACAGGTTGAAGATTTCGTTAAGCCTTACAGCCAGGCCGTTGGGGTATTTAGCGCGTGCGATCGCTTTGATGGAGTCGGCTCCTTTGCGATTTTCAAACACGCCATCGTATACGTTTGCGAGCGTTAACAAGTCCTTCTCAGTCACATCCGGCAATGCTGCTATCTCCGCAGCACCGGCGCGTAATACACTATCCACACGGTTTCCATACGCCTCGCGCAAATTCAGTGCTACTTCCGGAAAGCGGTGGCGGCGCACCGACAGGTCGAGCCACTCTTTAGGCAGGTAGATCGTCATTACGCGTGGCTCGATCAGCGACTCTTCCCTTACGAGCGGTGAAATGCGGCCACGGCGGTCGCGGCGGCGAATGAGCGCGTACTCGGTATATGCACCGGAAGCCATCTGCCTGGTTTTACCATCATGCACTACGGCGAAGTTGGGAAAACGGCGGCCATTATCGATGCTGTCGCCCACCCAGAAACGCCATGCCAATGCAGCTGTACCTTCAGGTATTACAAATGGGCCAACGTAACCCGTATCGGTTTTCGTTAGAGGGAAGTCGTACCCTTTCCACTCAAAATTCCTGTACACATACACATAGCCTTTTACCGGCAAGCTGTCGCCGTACCCTGCCACCACCGGGTCATATACCACACCAATCGTATCGCCCGTGTAAATCACAGCCGGCACGGTGCGCCATGATGGTTTATACTGCGCCAATGCAGACTGACAGGCAAAACAGAGCAACAAGCAGCTTAATAAAAGGCTGCAGCCAAATCTTCTTTTCATTTTATTTGTGGGTTATTATTTGCGTAAGAAAGGCCGGGTGCCTTGGAAACACCCGGCCTGGCACCATTATTCCCTTGTCATGTTAACCATCATAACAATTTCATCTGCCAGCCTGGAGGGACTGCCCATGTAGCTGATGACACTAAAGCGCAGTTTACCTTCTTTATCCAATATCATCTTGTGCGGAATGGCTGTTACATTTAACTGCTTTGCTGCTTCATCGCTCGACTTTGCATCGTCGAAGCCATCGAACAGCACGGTGAACGGATAGTTATTGTCTTTGATAAATTTATTGATGTCGTCTTTATATCCCTTCTTGTGCTCATGCACCACAATGAAGTAAAACGCCACGTCTTTCTGCTCGGAGAGACGGTCCTGCGCCATTTTCATGCCCGGGAAAGCCGCTTTACACGGCGCACACCAGGAGGCCCAGAAGTCCAGCACGACGATCTTTCCTTTCCAATCGGCGGAGCTTACTTTGTTGCCGTTCACATCGTAAAGGGTAAAGGCAGGCAGGTCTTTTTTGATGAATTCTTTCTTCAGTTCCTCCTTCATGGCTGCTTCCACATCTTCGTCACGCAGCGTTTCGCGATACTTATCAAAACCCTCTTCTGTCTTGTACTTAGCTACGTAATTCGCTTTCAGCATGTCGAGCATGGCTGGTGTAGCCTGGTTGTTACGCACACTGTTTTCCAGCACCGTATGCGCTTCGCGCTTCTTCTTCAGCGCCAGCAGTATGTCGATATGCTCCTGGTTCAACGACGCGTTTTTGTATTTGAAAAAAGCATTCAGTTCCTCCGCAAAAGGCAGTGCTTCTGCGTTGCGGCCTACAGCATGCAGCAGGCTTGTATGCGTAAAGATCATATCCCGGTAAGCCCTTTCGTACTTGAGGTCCCACTCCGCTTTGCTCAGGTTGGCGTATTCACGGGGAGCAGTTTTGAAAGCAGGCATTCGTTTAATAATGATCTCCGATCTTTCCAGCAGAGATGCCGGTGCTTCTATCTTATGCAGCAGGTACAGGGAAATGCTATGGTAGTAAAAATCGACCAGGCTTAAGAACGGCAGCTCGTTGATGTACGTGGCCACGTTTTTGTTCATCTCCTTCGCGGGGATGGTCAGTAACTTCTGGTAGATGCGATAGTACTGCACATTGGCCTTCGCGTCCGCCTCTACATCGGTTTTATCCATCGGGTAATCTTTCAGGAACTGTTTTGCCAGCACAATTGCTTTGGCGGAATCCTGCTCGCCATATGCTTTGTAATAAGCTGTTCGCTTCGTCGCTATCGCGTTATCCTGCGCCTGTGCCTTAACAGCCATCATGGCCAGCACCATTGCCGCGCACCATACAATTTTCTTCATGTCTTTATGTTTAAATGCCCGTTCCACGGAACTTAAATGTCATATCCATCACCCTACCGAAACCATCGTACACTTTAACCGGTGTGGGGTCGATGTTGCCGCTGGTGATGTTCATCTTCAGCTCATACACGCGGCCTTGTGTGCCATCCCAGGTGGATACGAATACCACGGTATTGTTGGTAGCGTTGAAGTCCAGTGTGGTTTGGTTCGCGTTCATGCTCGACTTAAAGATTTTCATACCTGTAATTGTTTCCCCCGCACCAAAACCGCTGAAAGTCGCGGTAGCCTGACCGCTGCCGGCATAATCGTAACGGTAGATCGTACGGTCGGTGGCATACAACGCCACGCTGCCCAGCGTACCTACGGCATAGTACTTCGCATTGGCGATATCTGTAAGAGCAGACATATTATACGCTGCCACCGCCGTTTGCGCGCTTTCCGGTGCAGATACGTTCAGCAGGTACAGCCAGCGGCCGTTGCCGGTTACGTCTTTGAAAAAGGCATGTGTATTACCATTCCAGCCACGGTCCATGAACAGGAGATCTTTGCCTACGTTGCCCGGACTAAATGCCCCTGTCATCGAAAACTGGCTAAAGCTCAGGTTCCAGTACTGGGCGCTCGTATACATAAAACGACGGTTCTTCTGATCATATACTACGATGCCCATCGGTGAATAATCGCTGTAAGCGAAATACGGGGCCAGGTAATAGTCGCCATGAAAATCGCCGGAGTAAAAGGCGTCGGCAGGATTGTTCCACTGCGCGGGATGCAGGCGGCCATTGTTGATGAGCATTTCGTGGTCGGAGTTGTTCATCTGCGCCTGCGGATTAAGTGTTGCCACCCCCTCCTGAACAGCTTCTGATCACGCGCCAGCTCTGTCAGTGAAAAGCCATTCACGCGGCGTAATTCCTGGTCAGTGCCAATGGTGATCCAGTTATAGTCCGAGTTGCTGCGACGACTGTATCCTAAAGCCTGCCCGTTACCTTTCAGCTTTGCGCCGGTGTTGGTGAGGAACAGGTTACGCAAACGCTTTTCAGGAGCGGACGGCAGTATGCTTTTGGTGGCAATGTAATCCAGGTCGGTTTCATTGTTGGCCGAGTGCATCACCAGCCAGCCGCTTTCCATATAAGCCAGGATGTTCAGCAGAAAACGGGCGCTGCTCACCATGTTATTAGATTTGTCTGTGGCTACCAATTCCAAATAGTAGTTACCGGGAGCGAGCGTCATTTGTCCGTCCAGCACTCTTTTTGTCGCCACCTGTTTTGGCGGACCAATCACATAAGAGCTGGTCGATTTCTGGTACACCAGCCATTGGTAACTGAGGTTGCCGGTATCACCTTCGTAGGATACTTTAGGCGCTACGTACAGGTTGCCCAGCTGCTCGATATTATAAGTGCCCTGCATACCCGTGGTATCGATCACTGGCGTATCGGCACGGTGGTAGCTGTAGTTCCCCTCGTCCTTTTTACAGGCCGCAGCTGCTACCACTACAATGAGTAAATATTTTATGATGCTTTTCATGATACTTTAAGTTGAGTGAATTAAGGAAGGATCACCAGCTGTCCATTTTCATCCGTAAGTGCCGGCGTGTGCGAGGCGTTATAGGCCTGCAATGCTACCCGGACCTGGTCTTTCAGGTCCATCATCGCGGCATTAGTTAACATTCCTGGTGTAAACACGTTGGAGGTTTGCAGCGGAAACTCGCTTCTGCCTAACACATCGATAATGAAGCGATACTTTACGGTGGAATACGCGCCGAAGTAAGTCACCAGGCCGGGACGGGTATCCCAGTTGGCGGGCTTGATGAGGTTATCGTTCCAAAGCAACTGCATCCTGATTTCCTCGGTAGCTCCGGCTTTAAAGTCGCCGCCATCCACGATCTTCAGGTTCAGTTTTTTGATGACTGTTTTCAGCTCCTCCCTGCGGTACAGTACCACGGGCAGGTAACCTGTAAGACTATCGGCCTTGATCACACCCGGCAGGATCTTATAGTCCGTCGTAGGTGTAGCGGTAGAGCCGGTGTCGGCAGCCGCTGCAAAACTACGGTCCGTCTTGGCAGCCGCTCCCATAATTTTCGCTGCCACCAGCAGGGTATCTTCTGTTACAGTCGCCGGCATCAACACAAAAGTGAAAGACTTGCCCGATACCTTTACCGGGATCGCACTATTCGTACGCTCGAAAAAGTAAACACGCGGATCGTTGGAATAGCTGTCCACATCTTTATTACAGGCGCTCACTGCCAGTACAGCCGGCAGCATTGCCATATATATTGATTTGAAGTATTTCATCTGTAGCAATTTTGAAACGTTATTTAGTATTACCGTACACCACTTCGTCATCCGGCCAGGGCAGTACATAAACGGCTGCGCTGCCCGGCGTGCTGGTAAATTCTATCCTGCTAAGATTTAATCGTTTGTAGTAAAAGAACAGCTGTCCCTCCTGCAGGAATTCTTTCTGGTATTCCTTAAAGATTTCGGTCTGGATCTGCGCAGGCGTTAAGTTGGCGAGACCAGTAAGCAGATTACGGTTCCTGCGCGCGGTGTTCAGGTAACCCAATGCGGCGTTGGCATCTGTGTCTTTAAGCGCTTCTGCGGCTATATAATACACCTCCGACAAACGGATCATCGGCATCCTGTTTAATGCACCGGCATTGTAAGCAGGGTTCAGCTTCTCGTAGTTACGGTAGTACCCGCCATTCAGCGAAGTTTGGTATACATACCGCCAATCACCCGAACCAATGGACGAAGTTTCGAAGATCGTACTCCACTCTGTGGGACTTTTAGTCATACCTACCGGGAAGCCACGATACGCGAAGTAATCCGTTTGCACTTGTTGCAGGTTGCTCATGAACAGGTGAAAAATCACTTCACTCGAAAAAATGCGGTTATTGGTAGATGCAGTAGCGGCCGTAGCTGCGGGAAACACCTGTGCGTCGATCACTTCTTTCGCATTCTCCAATGCCTTGGTCGTGTTGCCCATGTAGAGATATACCCGCGCCATCAATGCCTTAACAGCGTAATAGTTGAACTTGAACTGCCTGTCACGCAAATACCCCGTGGTAGTAGCAGGCACCGTGCTGCCCTTCACGATCGGATCGGCAGCTTTCAGCAGCGTGGCCGCGGCTTCCAGGTCGGCGAGAATAGCGGTGAGGTCCTGCGCTACGGTGAATTGCTTCACGTTGCCGGTGGTGATCTTATCGCGATACGGAATACCTTTCTGGTCTGTGCCCGTTACAGGTGCCGGTGCAAATACACGCATCAGGTCAAAATGATGGAACGCACGCAGTGCCA
This genomic interval from Chitinophaga horti contains the following:
- a CDS encoding redoxin domain-containing protein encodes the protein MKRRFGCSLLLSCLLLCFACQSALAQYKPSWRTVPAVIYTGDTIGVVYDPVVAGYGDSLPVKGYVYVYRNFEWKGYDFPLTKTDTGYVGPFVIPEGTAALAWRFWVGDSIDNGRRFPNFAVVHDGKTRQMASGAYTEYALIRRRDRRGRISPLVREESLIEPRVMTIYLPKEWLDLSVRRHRFPEVALNLREAYGNRVDSVLRAGAAEIAALPDVTEKDLLTLANVYDGVFENRKGADSIKAIARAKYPNGLAVRLNEIFNLYLARTDSARVAGWDQFARQWPAAAYPYTDYLDEHYGDAHFFTGVLRNMSNIYYRQKNWKALSNLFSTCPYLMLEDSYTHFIDYALRLDEPPHTEKELAVLGQTIIDTMLVRSKSADSYRAGRGLYAESEWAVLNIRMNKSVFAYQAVLLAKLGRYKDALRYAEIVRPYMGSSKIEFNHAYALSLAKTGREKDALQVIRAAIYTGSYTPEMLDILRKQYVKEHKSDKDFADYVTSLISKEYLERQHEEIRKSMVNLPATDFTLLNTKGQQVALAQQKGKIVVIDFWATWCYYCKLAMPGMQMAVDKYQQDKNVAFYFIATMEQHPDYKKMITDFIKEKQYSFNVLYDDKNPATGKLDAVYAGFAPALKASGIPLKVIIDQEGKVRWSSTGGSANHIALADEVSYVIELLKKEKG
- a CDS encoding TlpA family protein disulfide reductase; the protein is MKKIVWCAAMVLAMMAVKAQAQDNAIATKRTAYYKAYGEQDSAKAIVLAKQFLKDYPMDKTDVEADAKANVQYYRIYQKLLTIPAKEMNKNVATYINELPFLSLVDFYYHSISLYLLHKIEAPASLLERSEIIIKRMPAFKTAPREYANLSKAEWDLKYERAYRDMIFTHTSLLHAVGRNAEALPFAEELNAFFKYKNASLNQEHIDILLALKKKREAHTVLENSVRNNQATPAMLDMLKANYVAKYKTEEGFDKYRETLRDEDVEAAMKEELKKEFIKKDLPAFTLYDVNGNKVSSADWKGKIVVLDFWASWCAPCKAAFPGMKMAQDRLSEQKDVAFYFIVVHEHKKGYKDDINKFIKDNNYPFTVLFDGFDDAKSSDEAAKQLNVTAIPHKMILDKEGKLRFSVISYMGSPSRLADEIVMMVNMTRE
- a CDS encoding PKD-like family lipoprotein yields the protein MKSIIKYLLIVVVAAAACKKDEGNYSYHRADTPVIDTTGMQGTYNIEQLGNLYVAPKVSYEGDTGNLSYQWLVYQKSTSSYVIGPPKQVATKRVLDGQMTLAPGNYYLELVATDKSNNMVSSARFLLNILAYMESGWLVMHSANNETDLDYIATKSILPSAPEKRLRNLFLTNTGAKLKGNGQALGYSRRSNSDYNWITIGTDQELRRVNGFSLTELARDQKLFRRGWQHLIRRRR
- a CDS encoding DUF4843 domain-containing protein, with amino-acid sequence MAMLPAVLAVSACNKDVDSYSNDPRVYFFERTNSAIPVKVSGKSFTFVLMPATVTEDTLLVAAKIMGAAAKTDRSFAAAADTGSTATPTTDYKILPGVIKADSLTGYLPVVLYRREELKTVIKKLNLKIVDGGDFKAGATEEIRMQLLWNDNLIKPANWDTRPGLVTYFGAYSTVKYRFIIDVLGRSEFPLQTSNVFTPGMLTNAAMMDLKDQVRVALQAYNASHTPALTDENGQLVILP
- a CDS encoding RagB/SusD family nutrient uptake outer membrane protein, with protein sequence MKKVYSILLLSLLAGFSSCNKWLDVRPNTQIESGDNFESEAGFKAALAGVYLNMSTADIYGQEMTWGLIDVIGKQYSTYLPSSSYINPNEYTYTTPANLNRISKMWIGMYFSIANINNLLEALEKADKGMFTSPNYDVIKGEALALRAFHHFDLMRVFAPAPVTGTDQKGIPYRDKITTGNVKQFTVAQDLTAILADLEAAATLLKAADPIVKGSTVPATTTGYLRDRQFKFNYYAVKALMARVYLYMGNTTKALENAKEVIDAQVFPAATAATASTNNRIFSSEVIFHLFMSNLQQVQTDYFAYRGFPVGMTKSPTEWSTIFETSSIGSGDWRYVYQTSLNGGYYRNYEKLNPAYNAGALNRMPMIRLSEVYYIAAEALKDTDANAALGYLNTARRNRNLLTGLANLTPAQIQTEIFKEYQKEFLQEGQLFFYYKRLNLSRIEFTSTPGSAAVYVLPWPDDEVVYGNTK